CATGATCCGGATCTTCGGGGTGGAGGCCGCGCCGGCGCTGACTTCTGCCGTAGGCATGAGTTCGACTGCCTTCGAGGAACTGGTCGCCAAATTTCAGGACATGGGCAACGTCGCCGGAGATGTGGCCCAACAGATGGAAGCCGGTATGGGCGGTTCTCTCCGCTCCCTGGAGGCGGCCTGGGAAGGGGTCAAGATCTCTGTCGGCGAGGCCATCGATCAGCAGGGTTCTTTGAAACTGGACGAATTGGTCCAGGCCATCAACGAGAATAAGGACGCCATCGTCGAGTTGGCCCTGGCCGGGGTGGATCTGGCCGCCATGCTCGCCAAGGTGGCCCTGGAGGTCGGGCAGTTTCTTCTGGAATGGAAGGACGTGATCGCCGTCCTGGGCACTGTAGCCCTGACCGTGAAGGCGGTCACCACCGCCACCAAGGTGCTCACCGCCATCCGCACCGCCCAATGGTTTCTCACTGCTACCACGGCGGCCACCACCTTCACGGTGGCGGTGGGCGCGCAGGGATTGGCCGGGGCGTTGGTCCTGGCCCGAACCCGGCTTTTGGCTCTTGCCTCTGTCAACATGGCCTCCTTCTTTTTCTCCGGCGCCACTGGCATTCGAGGCATGGCCTTGGCGTTGGGAAAATTCGGGCTGGTGGGCGCTGCGGCCGCAGCAGTCGGGTCGCTCGGATATCTCGCCTACCAATGGTGGCAGACCAAAAAAGCCGAAGACGCCGCCGCCGAATCCACCAAACTGGCTGCCGATACCCAGGGACGGTTGGCCGCCAGATTGAAGGAAATCTCCACTCAACTCGGGATCTCCATCCCGGATATGGCGACTTTCAATCGCTTGCAGAAAGAAGGCGTCATCATCGCCGACGAAGCCGCCGGGGGTTGGCGCTTGGCCGCCAAGGCGGTCACCGATGGGCTGCGACAGCAAAGGCAGGACGCCCAACAGACCGCGCAGCAGCTCCAGGACCTGACCCGGCAGCGGGAATCCGCTGAGAGAAATCTTGTCACCCTGGAGCAACAATTGGCGGAGGAGAAAAAGCGCCTGGCCAGGGAGGTGTTGACCGAAAAGATCCGCGCCGCCGAGCAATCGGTTCAGGCCACCGAGCGTGCCGTCCAGCAGAGCCTGGAGGCGGAAAAGCGCCTAGCCGCCGAAATCCAGTCCCTGGAGGAGAAAAAGCGTTCTGCGCGCATGTCCACCGAGGACAAGGTCCGGGCGCTCTTGGAACGCAACATGTCCGACCGGGAGAAGGAGGCCTCCCGTGCGGCGGCCGCCCTGCAAAAACTGGAAGAGGCCCGCAAGATCCTCTCCCAGGAGAACCTCTCCGAGAAGGACGCCAAATGGGCCGAAACCCTGGCCCGAGGAGCCCAGGACGCCTATTCAAATTTGACCGATACCAGCGTAGCGCTGCGAGGGGTGCAGGATGCCGGAGACGTTCTCGAATCGCTCTACCAACGTCAGGAGCAATCTGCCCGCGAGGCGCTCTCCGCCCAACAGCAGGGTACCGCTTCTCTCACCCAGCAATTGGAACAGGCCAAGGCCACCGTGGCTGGCCTCAAGGCGGAGATGGACGCCATCCCGGAAACGAGCAAAAAAACGGTGGAGCTTCAGGCCCAGGTGGATCAGGCCCGTTCGGCTTTGGCCGAAATCGAAAACCAGATGGACGCCATCCGGGACAAGACCGTCACCGTGACGGTGCGCACGGTGGAGGCCAAGGCTGCTGGCGGCATGGTGGGCTTGGCCCGAGGCGGAAGGCTGCCCGGTTATGGCGGCGGCGACCGCATACCGGCCCTGCTTGAAGCCGGGGAGATCGTCATC
The Magnetococcales bacterium genome window above contains:
- a CDS encoding phage tail tape measure protein; this translates as MASTQAALEFVIRANDDELRSSITRMESDFRRGVQGMASAAQTQARKITQALSDIQGFRDLKKQIQETETQWRDATREVARLARGMRETETPTRQMTREFERAKRQAKGLKDQLESQRESLHRMRGSLREVGVDTARLGESQDRLQREMREATREVQEQTRVARAFSTIGVRSMRDVENEVQRLEAAYRELSRSGRVSATDLNRAHQQMQRRVRDLRGEMTGLNRSMGGLGSTVKGLVAAYVGFESIRAASGFIKDSILTYANFDDVMRQVGATSGATKEELSGLTELAKEMGASTRFSATQAAEGLKSMSLAGLSASQQMAALPKVLELAAAGSVDLETAAGIATTALAQFGLEASDLSEVNNILVTAFTNSATNIQDLGLAMQYAGPVAKAAGANFKETATVLALLAKNGFSGEKAGTALRAAYARLLNPVTKAKEAIARLGLKTRAASGQLLPMTQILRNLKSVGADAADMIRIFGVEAAPALTSAVGMSSTAFEELVAKFQDMGNVAGDVAQQMEAGMGGSLRSLEAAWEGVKISVGEAIDQQGSLKLDELVQAINENKDAIVELALAGVDLAAMLAKVALEVGQFLLEWKDVIAVLGTVALTVKAVTTATKVLTAIRTAQWFLTATTAATTFTVAVGAQGLAGALVLARTRLLALASVNMASFFFSGATGIRGMALALGKFGLVGAAAAAVGSLGYLAYQWWQTKKAEDAAAESTKLAADTQGRLAARLKEISTQLGISIPDMATFNRLQKEGVIIADEAAGGWRLAAKAVTDGLRQQRQDAQQTAQQLQDLTRQRESAERNLVTLEQQLAEEKKRLAREVLTEKIRAAEQSVQATERAVQQSLEAEKRLAAEIQSLEEKKRSARMSTEDKVRALLERNMSDREKEASRAAAALQKLEEARKILSQENLSEKDAKWAETLARGAQDAYSNLTDTSVALRGVQDAGDVLESLYQRQEQSAREALSAQQQGTASLTQQLEQAKATVAGLKAEMDAIPETSKKTVELQAQVDQARSALAEIENQMDAIRDKTVTVTVRTVEAKAAGGMVGLARGGRLPGYGGGDRIPALLEAGEIVIRKERSRVFRDLLLAINSAPMDTVRRLLPQLPGFQNGGIVNHIAIPPLPRLALAGGGQVANPPVEGVVRLDLSMNGRPAASITSPRQQVRQLVDALKELQRGTF